A region from the Beduinella massiliensis genome encodes:
- a CDS encoding SH3 domain-containing protein, whose protein sequence is MKGRKAAALTLALALLLGPFHPPARERGARAEAAAAPPPRADGELNPTATPEPTVTPEPTVTPEPTVTPEPTVIPEPTVTPEPTVTPEPTATPEPAATPEPTVTPEAQEETAATPEPTSDPDDGEATPAPEATDEPTAEATSAPEAAEATPAPAETKEPAAEATPAPEATDEPMAEATPAPEATDEPAAEATPTPAETEEPTAEATPAPEATDEPTATEEPAPTPAATAEPVLYTGRITVQGKSANVRAEADAASELVGRICGGEAIEILGEAEGWYLVRGESLERRQITGYVKAKFVAIDGGSQPEEPEATEAPAATPEAESGAETPTPAAPVKTPDPESEPAATPELTPEPTAAPEPTEAPTAEPALYTGRITVQGKSANVRAEADAASELVGRICGGEAIEILGEAEGWYLVRGESLERRPIRGYVKAKFVAIDGGSQPEEPEATEAPTATPELTPEPTAAPEPTEAPTAEPALYTGRITVQGKSANVRAEADAASELVGRICGGEAIEILGEAEGWYLVRGESIERKPIRGYVKAKFVAPDGEGLSQPNAADDPAETEAPPVEDVAGLEADAMPELPYTWDAQAGAWRSEALPPTRAVIYCANRTAEATPPLCMRTDELEALDAGGCYTVRCELAADADRFSLEPGEVRPVAVLIYEGTGELAENPEGSVLGLELRVEYAVP, encoded by the coding sequence ATGAAAGGACGAAAGGCCGCCGCGCTGACGCTGGCGCTGGCGCTGCTGCTGGGGCCCTTCCACCCGCCCGCGCGGGAGCGGGGGGCGCGCGCGGAAGCCGCCGCAGCGCCGCCGCCCCGCGCAGACGGGGAGCTGAACCCCACGGCGACGCCGGAGCCCACGGTCACGCCGGAGCCCACGGTCACGCCGGAGCCCACAGTCACGCCGGAGCCAACGGTCATTCCGGAACCCACGGTTACGCCGGAGCCTACGGTTACGCCGGAACCCACGGCGACACCGGAACCTGCGGCCACGCCGGAGCCCACGGTTACGCCGGAAGCGCAGGAGGAAACAGCGGCAACGCCTGAACCGACGTCCGATCCGGACGACGGGGAAGCGACGCCTGCGCCTGAGGCGACGGACGAGCCGACAGCGGAAGCGACGTCCGCGCCTGAGGCGGCGGAAGCGACGCCTGCGCCTGCTGAGACGAAGGAACCGGCGGCGGAAGCGACGCCTGCGCCTGAGGCGACGGACGAGCCGATGGCGGAAGCGACGCCCGCGCCTGAGGCGACGGACGAACCGGCGGCGGAAGCGACGCCCACGCCTGCTGAGACGGAGGAGCCGACGGCGGAAGCGACGCCCGCGCCTGAGGCGACGGACGAGCCGACGGCGACCGAGGAGCCTGCGCCGACGCCTGCCGCGACGGCGGAACCGGTGCTGTATACGGGCAGAATCACGGTGCAGGGAAAGTCCGCGAACGTGCGTGCGGAAGCGGATGCCGCCTCCGAGCTGGTGGGGCGCATCTGCGGAGGCGAAGCGATCGAGATTCTGGGCGAAGCGGAGGGCTGGTATCTGGTGCGCGGCGAGAGCCTGGAGCGCAGACAGATAACAGGCTACGTGAAGGCGAAGTTCGTCGCCATAGACGGCGGGAGCCAGCCGGAGGAGCCCGAGGCGACGGAAGCGCCGGCGGCGACGCCGGAGGCAGAAAGCGGGGCGGAAACCCCGACGCCCGCAGCCCCCGTGAAGACGCCTGACCCGGAATCGGAACCGGCGGCGACGCCGGAGCTCACGCCGGAACCCACCGCAGCGCCGGAGCCGACGGAAGCGCCGACGGCGGAACCGGCGCTGTATACGGGCAGAATCACGGTGCAGGGCAAGTCCGCAAACGTGCGTGCGGAAGCGGACGCCGCCTCCGAGCTGGTGGGGCGCATCTGCGGAGGCGAAGCGATCGAGATTCTGGGCGAAGCGGAGGGCTGGTATCTGGTGCGCGGCGAGAGCCTGGAGCGCAGGCCGATCAGGGGCTACGTGAAGGCGAAGTTCGTCGCCATAGACGGCGGGAGCCAGCCGGAGGAGCCCGAGGCGACGGAAGCGCCGACGGCGACGCCGGAGCTCACGCCGGAACCCACCGCAGCGCCGGAACCGACGGAAGCGCCGACGGCGGAACCGGCGCTGTATACGGGCAGAATCACGGTGCAGGGCAAGTCCGCAAACGTGCGTGCGGAAGCGGACGCCGCCTCCGAGCTGGTGGGGCGCATCTGCGGAGGCGAAGCGATCGAGATTCTGGGCGAAGCGGAGGGCTGGTATCTGGTGCGCGGCGAGAGCATCGAGCGCAAGCCGATCAGGGGCTACGTGAAGGCGAAGTTCGTCGCGCCGGACGGCGAGGGTCTGTCCCAGCCCAACGCGGCAGACGATCCTGCGGAGACCGAAGCGCCGCCCGTGGAGGACGTCGCAGGCCTCGAAGCAGACGCCATGCCGGAGCTGCCCTATACCTGGGATGCGCAGGCGGGCGCGTGGCGCTCTGAGGCCCTGCCGCCGACCCGGGCCGTCATTTATTGCGCCAACCGCACCGCGGAGGCAACCCCGCCGCTCTGCATGCGCACGGACGAGCTGGAAGCGCTGGACGCGGGGGGCTGTTATACCGTGCGCTGCGAGCTGGCGGCGGACGCGGATCGCTTTTCCCTGGAGCCCGGCGAGGTGCGCCCCGTCGCGGTCCTCATCTACGAGGGGACGGGAGAACTTGCGGAGAACCCGGAGGGGAGCGTGCTCGGGCTCGAGCTGCGGGTGGAATACGCCGTGCCGTAA
- a CDS encoding beta-L-arabinofuranosidase domain-containing protein, whose amino-acid sequence MIAKTLFNRAPLMPGRFAPLPLGALRPRGWLLRQLQLQAQGLTGRLPEVLPDVGDDCAWLGGPGPANAHAARYLDGLVPLAFLLDDDALKEEAARRVEWVMESQREDGSFGPEMKDAFIARGVMLKAVWQYYTATAERRALLFLLRYLKFLLYDLSDHTLSSEEAACAADTLYVALNVYNVTGKRPLLDLCQLLCDQGKDWTRFCHTFPYRIPMYKHTPPAQMKQLLQQEDDERSYYAHLQRTTRAATIAQGLRMPALSYVLTGSGKHEEAFETGMAKLMKAHGTACGCFTGDTLLAGANPSQGVDARAVQELMFSLETVLWAQGTPDAADALERLAFNALPASFTADMRACQCVQQPNQVRVSREERAFYDAGDGANLFTAHEDARVLSGVHQGFPKFAASLWMLSRDGGLAAMSYAPCTLRYRLGETAVRLSVESAYPYDGAVKITLSLSQDAAFPLHLHIPAWAEGATAAVEGEVVPCAPGEFAVLTRQWHDGDVVLLNLPMSARLTRWYHASAAVERGPLVFALPCEEEWTALCDRPLSPDWAVSAKSAWNYALVSGAGFDESAQPDQAGPFGEGCPIELETDAVAVPDWGMQGASCDQPPIAPPVSPEDAVRVRLIPYGAAALRISQFPVA is encoded by the coding sequence ATGATCGCCAAAACCCTATTCAACCGCGCCCCGCTGATGCCGGGCCGCTTCGCCCCGCTGCCGCTGGGCGCGCTCCGCCCCAGGGGATGGCTGCTTCGCCAGCTTCAGCTCCAGGCGCAGGGCCTGACGGGCAGACTGCCGGAAGTCCTGCCCGACGTCGGGGACGACTGCGCCTGGCTGGGTGGGCCGGGCCCCGCCAACGCCCACGCCGCCCGCTATCTGGACGGCCTCGTGCCGCTCGCGTTCCTGCTGGACGACGACGCGCTGAAGGAGGAAGCCGCCCGCCGCGTGGAATGGGTGATGGAAAGCCAGCGCGAGGACGGCTCCTTCGGCCCCGAGATGAAGGACGCCTTCATCGCCCGCGGCGTGATGCTCAAGGCCGTATGGCAGTACTACACCGCGACCGCCGAACGGCGCGCGCTGCTGTTCCTGCTGCGCTACCTGAAGTTCCTGCTCTACGACCTGAGCGACCACACCCTCTCCTCCGAGGAGGCGGCCTGCGCCGCCGACACGCTCTACGTCGCGCTGAACGTCTACAACGTCACGGGCAAGCGCCCGCTGCTCGACCTGTGCCAGCTCCTGTGCGACCAGGGCAAGGACTGGACGCGCTTTTGCCATACCTTCCCCTACCGCATCCCCATGTACAAGCACACGCCGCCCGCCCAGATGAAGCAGCTTCTTCAGCAGGAGGACGACGAACGTTCCTATTACGCGCACCTGCAGCGCACCACCCGCGCCGCGACCATCGCGCAGGGGCTGCGCATGCCCGCGCTCAGCTACGTGCTCACGGGCTCGGGCAAGCACGAGGAAGCCTTCGAGACGGGCATGGCCAAGCTCATGAAGGCGCACGGCACGGCCTGCGGGTGCTTTACCGGCGACACGCTGCTCGCGGGCGCGAACCCCTCGCAGGGCGTGGACGCGCGCGCGGTGCAGGAGCTCATGTTCTCGCTGGAGACGGTGCTCTGGGCGCAGGGTACGCCCGACGCCGCGGACGCGCTGGAGCGCCTCGCCTTCAACGCGCTGCCCGCCTCGTTCACGGCGGACATGCGCGCCTGCCAGTGCGTGCAGCAGCCGAACCAGGTGCGCGTGAGCCGCGAAGAGCGCGCCTTTTACGACGCGGGCGACGGCGCGAACCTCTTTACCGCCCACGAGGACGCGCGGGTGCTTTCCGGCGTGCATCAGGGCTTCCCCAAGTTCGCCGCCTCCCTGTGGATGCTCTCGCGCGACGGGGGGCTCGCCGCGATGAGCTACGCCCCCTGCACGCTCCGCTACCGCCTGGGCGAAACCGCCGTCCGCCTCTCGGTGGAGAGCGCCTATCCCTACGACGGCGCGGTGAAGATCACCCTTTCGCTCTCGCAGGACGCGGCCTTCCCCCTGCACCTGCACATCCCCGCGTGGGCCGAGGGCGCTACCGCCGCCGTGGAGGGCGAGGTCGTCCCCTGCGCGCCGGGCGAGTTCGCCGTGCTCACCCGCCAATGGCACGACGGCGACGTGGTGCTGCTCAACCTGCCCATGAGCGCGCGGCTCACGCGGTGGTACCATGCCTCCGCCGCGGTGGAGCGCGGGCCGCTCGTCTTCGCGCTGCCGTGCGAGGAGGAGTGGACGGCGCTTTGCGACCGCCCGCTTTCGCCCGACTGGGCCGTGAGCGCAAAATCCGCCTGGAACTACGCGCTCGTAAGCGGCGCGGGCTTCGACGAGAGCGCGCAGCCCGATCAGGCGGGGCCCTTTGGCGAGGGCTGCCCCATCGAGCTGGAGACGGACGCCGTCGCCGTGCCGGACTGGGGCATGCAGGGCGCGAGCTGCGACCAGCCGCCCATCGCGCCGCCCGTATCCCCCGAAGACGCCGTGCGCGTGCGGCTGATTCCCTACGGCGCCGCGGCTCTTCGCATCAGTCAGTTCCCGGTCGCATAA
- a CDS encoding iron dependent repressor, metal binding and dimerization domain protein yields MLEQEPLTISAESYLDVIHDLSHRGPVRSVDVAERLGVSKVSVNKALRVLKQAGYVVQQPYQCIELTEAGVQHAHRITWRHEVTRTFLCDVLGVSEEIADADACRIEHVISDETVARLEAFVQNEMEKRRG; encoded by the coding sequence ATGTTGGAACAGGAACCCCTGACCATCTCGGCCGAAAGCTATCTGGACGTCATTCACGACCTGTCCCACAGGGGGCCCGTGCGCTCGGTGGACGTGGCGGAGCGCCTGGGCGTGAGCAAGGTCAGCGTCAACAAGGCGCTGCGCGTGCTCAAGCAGGCGGGCTACGTCGTGCAGCAGCCGTATCAGTGCATCGAGCTGACGGAGGCGGGCGTTCAGCACGCCCACCGCATCACCTGGCGGCACGAGGTGACGCGCACCTTCCTTTGCGACGTGCTGGGCGTATCCGAGGAGATCGCGGACGCGGACGCCTGTCGCATCGAGCACGTCATCAGCGACGAGACCGTCGCGCGCCTGGAAGCCTTCGTGCAAAATGAAATGGAAAAGCGCCGGGGTTAG
- a CDS encoding calcium/sodium antiporter — protein MLVPVLLFIVGLIFLIKGGDWFVDAATGIAHRFHMPELLIGATVVSIGTTLPEVMVSATSALGGHGEIAYGNAIGSVICNTALIAALTIAIRPSAVDRRTLVTPVGAFFLCAVAYCIPAYTRGRFDRMTGFILLALFVLYMAYTVLQMKKTPAARPADAAAAPEGPLAKDVGMLVVGAAVIAVGANLLVDNGTLIAKALGVPESVIALTFVALGTSLPELVTAITSLAKGHGALSLGNIIGANIFNLVLVSGASAALAPFDIPTAAQVLGRPSSLVVDLPLMLLVMAVLTLPALLRGKLSRWQGVSLLCVYAAYCIFQFT, from the coding sequence ATGCTCGTGCCTGTACTCTTGTTCATCGTGGGGCTCATCTTTCTCATCAAGGGCGGCGATTGGTTTGTGGACGCCGCCACCGGCATCGCACACCGCTTTCACATGCCGGAGCTGCTCATCGGCGCGACCGTCGTCTCCATCGGCACGACGCTGCCCGAGGTCATGGTTTCCGCCACCTCCGCGCTCGGCGGGCACGGCGAAATCGCCTATGGCAACGCCATCGGCTCCGTCATCTGCAACACGGCCCTGATCGCGGCGCTCACGATCGCCATCCGCCCCAGCGCAGTGGACAGGCGCACGCTCGTCACCCCGGTCGGCGCGTTTTTCCTCTGCGCCGTCGCGTACTGCATCCCCGCCTACACGCGCGGGCGCTTTGACCGCATGACGGGCTTCATCCTGCTCGCGCTGTTCGTGCTCTACATGGCGTACACGGTGCTGCAGATGAAAAAGACGCCCGCTGCGCGGCCGGCCGACGCCGCCGCCGCGCCGGAGGGGCCGCTCGCGAAGGACGTCGGCATGCTCGTCGTGGGCGCCGCCGTCATCGCCGTGGGCGCGAACCTGCTGGTGGACAACGGCACCCTGATCGCCAAGGCGCTCGGCGTGCCCGAATCGGTCATCGCGCTGACGTTTGTGGCGCTGGGCACCTCGCTGCCGGAGCTGGTCACGGCCATCACGTCCCTGGCCAAGGGGCACGGCGCGCTTTCCCTCGGCAACATCATCGGCGCGAACATCTTCAACCTCGTACTCGTCTCCGGCGCGTCCGCGGCGCTCGCGCCCTTCGACATCCCCACCGCCGCGCAGGTGCTGGGCCGCCCGTCCTCCCTCGTCGTGGACCTGCCGCTGATGCTCCTCGTCATGGCCGTCCTGACGCTGCCCGCGCTGCTGCGCGGCAAGCTCAGCCGCTGGCAGGGCGTCTCGCTTCTTTGCGTCTACGCGGCGTACTGCATCTTCCAGTTCACCTGA
- a CDS encoding response regulator, which translates to MSKAPNILICDDDPVVHQSLALYLDAEEFTHADAYDGEQALSMIDKTPFDLMVLDQMMPGLSGMEVCQAIRRKSQLPIIMLTARGEEIDRILGLEMGADDYIVKPFSPREVISRIKAVLRRASNAGETDKQEALTTLTYGNLEIQPERYSVKLNGEPISCTPREVELLHLLASHPGRVFEREQILSRIWGYDFFGDTRTVDTHIKRLRQKLSCPQPCGWEIVTVYGVGYKFEVTA; encoded by the coding sequence ATGTCCAAAGCACCCAATATTCTGATTTGCGACGACGACCCCGTCGTTCACCAGTCGCTCGCCCTGTACCTGGACGCGGAGGAGTTCACCCATGCCGACGCATACGACGGGGAGCAGGCGCTTTCGATGATCGATAAAACCCCGTTTGACCTGATGGTGCTCGACCAGATGATGCCGGGGCTCTCCGGCATGGAGGTCTGCCAGGCGATTCGCAGGAAGAGCCAGCTGCCCATCATCATGCTTACCGCGCGCGGCGAGGAAATCGACCGCATCCTGGGGCTGGAGATGGGCGCGGACGACTACATCGTCAAACCCTTCAGCCCGCGCGAGGTGATCTCGCGCATCAAGGCGGTGCTGCGCCGCGCCTCCAACGCGGGCGAGACGGACAAGCAGGAGGCGCTCACCACCCTGACGTACGGCAACCTGGAGATTCAGCCGGAGCGCTACAGCGTCAAGCTGAACGGCGAGCCCATCTCCTGCACGCCGCGCGAGGTGGAGCTGCTCCACCTGCTGGCGAGCCACCCGGGCCGCGTGTTTGAGCGCGAGCAGATTCTCTCGCGCATCTGGGGATACGATTTCTTCGGGGATACGCGCACCGTCGATACGCACATCAAGCGCCTGCGCCAGAAGCTCAGCTGTCCCCAGCCCTGCGGCTGGGAGATCGTGACGGTCTACGGCGTCGGCTATAAATTCGAGGTCACCGCATGA
- a CDS encoding ATP-binding protein, with protein sequence MIRSSFLRRTLVLVISTILLFALLTAGIYSLVSPQIFAANKIDDMLPKGRFIAENFAEYISGKIPSTLLVALIGSNTAQWDATVWVVDTNGDTILRTQQKSGRRVGTLPEGLWSLLPQVLSGEECTHIGVLNLEDASSSTRRNAAKNNSSPLGSLKNAAGDSADSNDSAELINGSMVAVAVPIVYGEEVQGAVFMAQSMNEVVAGMDSLTNALMLSIFGVAFLMLPMVFFLAIRLARPMRQMRDVALAMASGDFTVRADEGDTGEIGELGGALNMLSSELGRTISALRVESNRLRSTLNGLSEGIIAVDAQGNVTHANPAVRALFHSLPGASGEDRAALVASQEVWNLYDEVLRTGEPHAKNIHFGDTVVRASVSPLEGEHGRFAGAVGVLSDITASERLEQTRRDYVANVSHELRTPLTAMRGLIEPLRDGLVRDEEQRQHLYDIILRETMRLSRLVSDMLELSRLQSGTCSLEKQVFNPSRMLHSVFDTYAQYADDYGQTLRLHAPDQLPDVLGNPDRTEQVLIAILDNAMKYTPEGGTVDLIAEPTPDLIRVTVKDTGPGITPDDLPHVFERFYKADKAHQGKGTGLGLAIAHEIMKQLGEELSVSSNPGEGSAFMFTLHFAPQSAQRLDKVQEEPKGLA encoded by the coding sequence ATGATCCGCAGCTCGTTCCTGCGCCGGACGCTGGTGCTGGTGATCTCCACCATCCTGCTCTTCGCGCTGCTCACGGCAGGGATTTACTCGCTCGTATCCCCGCAAATCTTTGCCGCCAACAAGATCGACGACATGCTGCCCAAGGGGCGGTTCATCGCCGAGAACTTCGCGGAGTACATTTCCGGCAAAATTCCCTCGACGCTGCTGGTCGCGCTCATCGGGTCGAACACCGCCCAGTGGGACGCCACGGTCTGGGTGGTGGATACCAACGGCGACACGATCCTGCGCACGCAGCAAAAATCCGGACGCCGCGTCGGCACGCTGCCCGAAGGGCTCTGGAGCCTGCTGCCGCAGGTGCTCTCCGGCGAGGAATGCACGCATATCGGCGTCCTCAACCTGGAGGACGCGTCCTCCAGCACCCGGCGAAACGCCGCCAAAAACAACTCCAGCCCGCTCGGCAGCCTCAAAAACGCCGCGGGGGATTCCGCGGACTCGAACGACAGCGCGGAACTGATAAACGGCAGCATGGTCGCGGTCGCCGTGCCGATCGTCTACGGCGAGGAGGTACAGGGCGCGGTGTTCATGGCGCAGTCCATGAACGAGGTCGTCGCAGGCATGGACAGCCTGACGAACGCCCTGATGCTCTCCATCTTCGGCGTCGCGTTCCTGATGCTGCCCATGGTCTTCTTCCTCGCGATCCGTCTCGCGCGCCCCATGCGCCAGATGCGCGACGTCGCGCTGGCGATGGCGTCGGGTGACTTCACCGTGCGCGCGGACGAGGGCGATACCGGCGAAATCGGGGAGCTCGGCGGCGCGCTCAACATGCTCTCCAGCGAGCTCGGGCGCACGATTTCCGCCCTGCGGGTGGAAAGCAACCGCCTGCGCTCCACGCTCAACGGCCTGTCCGAGGGCATCATCGCCGTGGACGCGCAGGGAAACGTCACCCACGCCAACCCGGCTGTGCGGGCGCTCTTCCATTCCCTGCCCGGTGCTTCGGGTGAGGACCGCGCCGCGCTCGTCGCGTCGCAGGAGGTCTGGAACCTCTACGACGAGGTGCTGCGCACCGGAGAACCGCACGCGAAGAACATCCACTTCGGGGACACGGTCGTGCGCGCCTCGGTCTCCCCGCTCGAGGGCGAGCACGGACGGTTCGCGGGCGCGGTCGGCGTGCTCAGCGACATCACCGCCTCCGAACGCCTGGAGCAGACGCGGCGCGACTACGTGGCGAACGTCAGCCACGAGCTGCGCACGCCGCTCACCGCCATGCGCGGCCTGATCGAGCCGCTGCGCGACGGCCTCGTCCGGGACGAGGAGCAGCGCCAGCACCTGTACGACATCATCCTGCGGGAGACCATGCGCCTGTCGCGCCTGGTGAGCGACATGCTGGAGCTGTCGCGCCTGCAATCGGGCACGTGTTCCCTGGAAAAGCAGGTGTTTAACCCCTCGCGCATGCTGCATTCGGTGTTCGACACCTACGCGCAGTACGCGGACGACTACGGGCAGACGCTCCGCCTGCACGCGCCGGATCAGCTGCCGGACGTACTGGGCAATCCCGACCGCACGGAACAGGTGCTCATCGCCATACTGGACAACGCGATGAAGTACACGCCGGAGGGCGGCACGGTGGACCTCATCGCCGAGCCCACGCCGGACCTGATCCGCGTCACGGTGAAGGATACAGGGCCCGGCATCACGCCGGACGACCTGCCGCATGTATTCGAGCGCTTCTACAAGGCCGACAAGGCCCATCAGGGCAAGGGCACGGGGCTGGGGCTGGCCATCGCCCATGAGATCATGAAGCAGTTGGGCGAGGAACTCAGCGTCTCGAGCAATCCCGGCGAGGGAAGCGCCTTCATGTTCACCCTGCACTTCGCTCCGCAAAGCGCGCAGCGCCTGGATAAGGTGCAAGAAGAGCCGAAGGGGCTGGCATAA
- a CDS encoding glycosyltransferase 87 family protein — protein sequence MMRNPLDRLDDALHGLADARLKRWQRLALLGAMAALLFGFLLTRSFPRLEGNQFVQLAAIAALFTFVGLLFMQAALSSISRFEGSLALYLLAALGCVMLLLMRLSMLEKETGDYTYWLTKWYTEMKPLGFGQAMRAEIGNYTMPYRYFVWMIAQIPLPDLYLFKFVTMLFEAALAREVMLLSEMNAGEPSLGRLLSIYFITLALPTVVFNGAYWGQCDAIYTLFALCGLRLALENRPHRAAIGFGLSLAFKLQAVFLFPILLVLWGMKRLKVKHVLTLGGAWLAAMVPALLCGRSFAGVLSPYFSQMNDSMELTRNAPSIFQLFDSSEMNPWMFSNWGIAMALGATVVLCMLLWHCRDRLTPTLVIDAAFLMVLVVPFLLPHMHERYFFMADMLSIVYFAGNRRRVLAPALTVLASLNCYLRYFQGGSAFMPSSLDSLLILAVLVGVGAELMRHLRQQGDAETAP from the coding sequence ATGATGAGGAATCCTCTGGACCGGCTGGACGACGCGCTCCACGGCCTCGCGGATGCGCGACTGAAGCGCTGGCAGCGGTTGGCGCTGCTCGGCGCGATGGCGGCCTTGCTGTTCGGCTTTTTGCTGACGCGCAGTTTTCCGCGTCTGGAGGGAAATCAATTTGTGCAGCTGGCGGCAATCGCTGCGCTATTCACGTTTGTTGGGCTTTTATTCATGCAGGCAGCGCTTTCGAGCATATCGCGCTTCGAGGGAAGCCTGGCGCTTTACCTGCTTGCGGCGCTTGGCTGCGTCATGCTGCTGCTCATGCGGCTATCGATGCTCGAGAAGGAGACGGGAGATTACACGTACTGGCTGACGAAATGGTATACGGAAATGAAGCCTCTCGGATTCGGGCAGGCGATGCGCGCCGAAATCGGCAATTATACGATGCCTTACCGGTACTTTGTTTGGATGATCGCGCAGATTCCCCTGCCGGATCTGTACCTGTTCAAGTTTGTGACGATGCTCTTTGAAGCGGCGCTCGCACGCGAGGTCATGTTGCTTTCGGAGATGAACGCTGGCGAGCCTTCACTGGGACGTTTGCTTTCTATCTATTTTATCACGCTGGCACTGCCGACGGTCGTGTTCAACGGCGCGTACTGGGGCCAATGTGACGCGATTTACACCCTGTTTGCGCTTTGCGGCCTGCGCTTGGCTCTCGAAAACAGGCCCCATCGTGCTGCAATCGGCTTCGGCCTGTCACTGGCGTTTAAATTGCAGGCGGTCTTTCTCTTTCCGATATTGCTCGTCCTGTGGGGAATGAAGCGACTGAAGGTCAAGCACGTCCTGACGCTTGGGGGGGCGTGGCTGGCGGCGATGGTTCCGGCGCTGCTTTGCGGGCGTTCTTTTGCAGGCGTCCTCTCGCCATATTTCTCGCAGATGAACGATTCCATGGAATTGACCCGAAACGCGCCGTCCATCTTTCAGCTGTTCGATTCCTCTGAGATGAATCCCTGGATGTTCTCCAACTGGGGCATCGCGATGGCGCTGGGCGCGACGGTTGTGCTGTGCATGCTGCTCTGGCACTGCCGGGATCGGCTCACGCCGACGCTTGTAATCGACGCGGCATTCCTGATGGTGCTCGTCGTTCCGTTTCTGCTGCCGCACATGCACGAACGCTATTTCTTTATGGCGGACATGCTTTCAATCGTATACTTTGCCGGAAACCGCAGGCGTGTCCTTGCGCCCGCGCTCACCGTGCTGGCGTCCTTGAATTGCTATCTCAGATATTTTCAGGGAGGCAGCGCATTTATGCCGTCCTCCCTTGATTCCCTGCTCATTCTGGCTGTTCTGGTGGGCGTCGGCGCCGAGCTGATGAGGCATCTTCGGCAGCAAGGAGATGCAGAGACGGCCCCGTAG